One Plasmodium sp. gorilla clade G2 genome assembly, chromosome: 12 genomic window carries:
- a CDS encoding mitochondrial carrier protein, putative, protein MEHLKNLITGAISGAIVDAVLFPIDYIKTNIQTNNSFSIYDTRKIYNGILPTLIGTVPASAFFYCFYELSKKVLTDYNANINKSYLYLISTSIAEVTACIIRLPFEILKQNMQVSGNISMLKAIYNISNKNDLPKYLFNSYLIMVAREIPFDCIQYFLWESLKEKGKKDFKKLSDKHPTLMSALCGGMAGGIAGFLTTPVDVIKSRQIIYGKSYIETIKDISKGGFLSFYKGCYIRASYLCFGGMIFFGCLRFFSF, encoded by the exons atggagcatttaa aaaATTTAATCACAGGAGCAATTTCTGGTGCTATTGTTGATGCTGTATTATTTCCtattgattatataaaaacaaacatACAAACAAATAATTCCTTTTCAATTTATGATAccagaaaaatatataatggtaTTCTACCAACTTTAATAGGTACCGTTCCAGCTAGcgcttttttttattgtttttatgAATTATCCAAAAAAGTATTAACAg ACTACAatgcaaatataaataaaagttatttatatttaatttcaaCCAGTATAGCAGAAGTTACGGCATGTATCATTag GCTCCCctttgaaatattaaaacaaaatatgcAAGTATCAGGAAATATATCTATGTTGAAggcaatatataatatatcaaataaaaatgatttgccaaaatatttatttaatagcTATTTAATTATGGTAGCGAGAGAAATTCCTTTTGATTgtattcaatattttttatgggAATCATTAAAAgagaaaggaaaaaaag attttaaaaaattatcgGATAAACACCCCACACTTATGTCTGCTTTGTGTGGTGGAATGGCAG GAGGGATTGCTGGATTTTTAACAACACCCGTTGATGTAATTAAATCTagacaaattatatat ggaAAATCATATATAGAAACTATTAAAGATATATCAAAAGGAggatttttatcattttataagGGTTGTTATATAAGAGCTAGTTATTTATGCTTTGGAGGTATGATATTTTTTGGATGTCTAAgatttttctcattttaa
- a CDS encoding replication factor C subunit 4, putative, with amino-acid sequence MEEDSFKNRLLKRNIDIWIEKYRPEFLDEVVGNPFVINTLKSIITSGNMPNLLLAGAPGTGKTTSILCLASEMLGSQAKKAVLELNASDDRGINVIRDRIKSFAKEIISLPPGKHKIIILDEVDSMTTAAQQSLRRIMELYSDTTRFALACNQSEKIIDALQSRCAIIRYFKLSDDQVLKRILKICELENIKYTDDGLDALTFIADGDLRKAVNCLQSTYAGLEVINKENVLHICDIPSPERIENLLKHCVNSEWKKAHDIAYSMIKEGHTPYDISLTSSNVLRRFNIGSEVIQIEFLKIGAMACNTMATGLTSVIQLDKLLADWCMAAKILRTKA; translated from the exons ATGGAGGAAGATTCATTCAAAAATAGATTACTCAAGAGAAATATCGATATATGGATAGAAAAGTACCGACCAGAATTTTTAGATGAAGTAGTAGGAAATCCTTTTGTAATAAATACATTGAAGAGTATAATTACTTCAGGAAATATGCCTAATTTACTTTTAgct gGTGCTCCTGGTACGGGTAAAACGACAAGCATATTATGTCTGGCTAGCGAAATGCTGGGAAGTCAAGCAAAGAAAGCTGTTTTAGAATTAAATGCATCAGATGATAGAGGAATTAATGTGATAAGAGATAGAATAAAAAGTTTTgcaaaagaaattataagtTTACCACCAGgaaaacataaaattattatattagaTGAAGTAGATTCTATGACAACAGCAGCTCAACAATCTTTAAGAAGAATAATGGAATTATATTCAGATACAACCAGATTTGCTTTAGCTTGTAATCAATctgaaaaaataattgatGCACTTCAAAGTAGATGTGCAATTAtaagatattttaaattaagtGATGATCAAgttttaaaaagaatattaaaaatatgtgaattagaaaatataaaatatacagaTGATGGATTAGATGCTTTAACATTTATTGCTGATGGTGATTTAAGAAAAGCTGTAAATTGTTTACAATCAACATATGCAGGCTTAGAAGTTATAAATAAGGAAAAtgtattacatatatgtgaTATCCCTTCTCCTGAAAGAATTGAGAATTTACTTAAACATTGTGTTAATAGTGAATGGAAAAAAGCACATGATATTGCATATAGTATGATAAAAGAAGGACATACACCTTATGATATATCCTTAACATCATCTAATGTCTTAAGGAGATTTAATATTGGATCAGAAGTTATACAAattgaatttttaaaaataggTGCCATGGCATGTAATACAATGGCAACAGGTTTAACATCAGTAATACAACTAGATAAATTACTAGCTGATTGGTGTATGGCCGCAAAAATTTTAAGAACAAAAGCATGA